A genomic window from Flavobacterium lindanitolerans includes:
- a CDS encoding acetyl-CoA C-acyltransferase — protein sequence MNKKVVIVSAARTPIGSFMGALSTVSAPQLGAVAIKGALDKINLDPKLIDEVLMGNVVQAGVGQAPARQAALYAGLPDSVIATTVNKVCASGMKAVMMGAQSIISGDAEIIVAGGMENMSMIPHYLHLRNGHKFGPASMIDGMQKDGLTDAYDNNAMGVCADLCATEYKISREEQDQFAIQSYERSAKAWDAGKFDNEVVPVAVPQRKGDPIMVTKDEEYTNVKLDKIPSLNPAFTKEGTVTAANASTINDGAGAVVLMSEEKAKALGLKPLAYIKSYADAAQEPKWFTTSPAKALPKALDKAGIAINDVDFFEFNEAFSVVGLANAKILGLDNNKVNVNGGAVSLGHPLGCSGVRIIITLLNVLEQNNAKIGAAAICNGGGGASAIVIERA from the coding sequence ATGAATAAAAAAGTTGTCATTGTATCCGCTGCCAGAACTCCAATAGGAAGTTTTATGGGAGCTCTTTCTACTGTTAGCGCTCCTCAATTAGGAGCTGTTGCAATCAAAGGCGCATTAGATAAAATCAATTTAGATCCAAAGCTTATTGATGAAGTATTGATGGGTAATGTTGTTCAGGCTGGTGTTGGACAGGCTCCTGCACGTCAGGCGGCTTTGTATGCAGGTTTACCTGATAGCGTTATTGCTACAACAGTAAATAAAGTTTGTGCTTCCGGTATGAAAGCGGTTATGATGGGTGCTCAGTCAATCATCAGTGGTGATGCAGAAATTATCGTTGCCGGCGGAATGGAAAATATGAGCATGATTCCACATTATCTTCATTTGAGAAATGGTCATAAATTTGGTCCTGCTTCTATGATTGACGGTATGCAGAAAGACGGACTTACAGATGCTTATGACAATAATGCTATGGGAGTTTGCGCTGATCTTTGTGCTACGGAATATAAAATTTCCAGAGAAGAGCAAGACCAGTTTGCTATACAATCGTATGAGCGTTCTGCAAAAGCGTGGGATGCCGGAAAATTTGATAATGAAGTAGTTCCTGTTGCTGTTCCTCAGCGAAAAGGTGACCCGATTATGGTTACTAAAGACGAGGAATACACTAACGTAAAATTAGATAAAATCCCAAGCCTGAATCCTGCTTTTACAAAAGAAGGGACAGTAACTGCAGCCAATGCTTCTACTATCAATGATGGTGCGGGAGCTGTTGTTTTGATGAGTGAAGAAAAAGCAAAGGCTTTAGGATTAAAACCACTTGCTTATATTAAGAGCTATGCTGATGCAGCACAGGAACCAAAATGGTTTACGACTTCTCCGGCTAAGGCATTGCCAAAGGCATTAGATAAAGCAGGGATAGCTATTAATGATGTAGATTTCTTCGAATTCAACGAGGCTTTTTCTGTAGTAGGTTTGGCCAATGCTAAAATTCTGGGATTAGACAACAATAAGGTAAATGTGAATGGTGGTGCTGTTTCTTTGGGTCACCCGCTTGGATGCTCAGGTGTCAGAATTATCATCACATTATTAAATGTATTGGAGCAGAACAATGCTAAAATTGGTGCTGCTGCAATTTGCAATGGCGGTGGTGGTGCTTCTGCAATTGTAATTGAAAGAGCATAA
- a CDS encoding DUF5367 domain-containing protein, protein MKTHKVNYKLISFIVGFLVWLSATVLFRVAGHYFFIVDNALAMAVLYVILIPTLGLISTSVFNKLNLNNLESIKSAAIMVLPGMLLDTVCIQFFENLFPNMPETYSKTFASWLMFAYSIVLIFGLLRKKQKNGN, encoded by the coding sequence ATGAAAACACACAAAGTAAATTACAAGCTAATTAGTTTTATTGTTGGATTTTTGGTTTGGTTATCGGCCACCGTATTATTTAGAGTTGCAGGGCACTATTTTTTTATTGTCGACAACGCATTAGCAATGGCAGTTTTATATGTCATTCTGATACCAACTTTAGGCCTCATTTCAACTTCAGTCTTTAATAAACTAAACTTAAACAATCTTGAAAGTATAAAATCTGCAGCCATTATGGTTTTACCCGGTATGCTATTGGATACGGTATGCATACAGTTTTTTGAAAATTTATTTCCTAATATGCCTGAAACCTATAGTAAGACTTTTGCTTCATGGTTAATGTTTGCCTACTCTATCGTTTTAATTTTTGGGCTGTTGAGAAAAAAACAGAAAAATGGGAATTGA
- a CDS encoding NAD(P)H-hydrate dehydratase: MEALLINKHEILKRYKPVSVQAHKGTQGHALIIGGSYGKIGSIILASKASLKSGCGLVTALIPKCGYTSIQTSFPEAMVITDKEEAYISEIEFEIIPNAIAIGMGIGQHETTQKAFIKFLKNNNKPLLIDADGINILSKNKELFDFVSEQTILTPHRKELQRLIGDWSSEEEMIEKAARLTESKKWIIVIKGAPTQIISGNAIYTNSTGNQALATAGSGDTLSGIIAGLLAQGYTPEDAAILGVYIHGLTADIGSKSLGYQAFIASDIIENLGKAFLSLDENF, translated from the coding sequence ATGGAGGCCTTACTTATTAATAAACACGAAATCCTCAAACGTTACAAACCTGTCTCGGTCCAGGCCCATAAGGGAACACAAGGGCATGCGCTAATTATCGGTGGAAGCTATGGAAAAATAGGGTCCATTATCTTAGCATCAAAAGCAAGTTTAAAATCAGGTTGTGGCTTGGTAACAGCTTTAATTCCAAAATGCGGCTATACCAGCATTCAGACTTCATTTCCGGAAGCAATGGTTATTACCGATAAAGAAGAAGCATATATTTCAGAAATAGAATTTGAGATTATTCCCAATGCTATTGCAATAGGCATGGGTATTGGCCAACACGAAACAACCCAAAAAGCATTTATAAAATTCCTAAAGAACAACAACAAACCGCTATTGATTGACGCCGATGGAATCAACATACTTTCAAAAAACAAAGAACTGTTTGATTTTGTTTCAGAACAGACAATATTGACTCCTCACAGGAAAGAATTGCAAAGACTTATTGGAGATTGGAGTTCTGAGGAAGAGATGATTGAAAAGGCAGCGAGGTTGACCGAATCAAAAAAATGGATAATTGTCATAAAAGGGGCACCAACACAAATAATCTCGGGCAATGCAATATATACCAACTCAACAGGAAATCAGGCCTTAGCGACAGCCGGAAGCGGTGATACGCTTTCAGGAATTATAGCAGGTTTATTAGCTCAGGGATATACGCCGGAAGATGCAGCAATACTTGGCGTATATATTCACGGACTAACAGCAGACATTGGCTCAAAATCGCTCGGATACCAAGCTTTTATAGCTTCAGATATTATTGAAAATTTGGGAAAAGCTTTTTTATCTTTGGACGAAAATTTTTAA
- a CDS encoding GNAT family N-acetyltransferase: METLSIHTERLHIRHLTQNDLDDFHIYRSNPEVTKYQGFDVMTREQASEFIAKQENKLFGKRGEWVQYAIESKETGRLIGDCAIKLDAFDERIAEVGMTISHLHQQKGYAKEAFSGIMDFLFAVKNIHRIVETVDAENIASISLLESLKFRREGHFIENIFFKGNWGSEFQYAMLKREWLANS, encoded by the coding sequence ATGGAAACTTTATCAATACATACTGAACGATTGCACATCAGACACCTTACTCAAAATGATCTGGATGATTTTCACATATACAGATCTAATCCTGAGGTTACGAAATACCAGGGTTTTGATGTAATGACACGCGAACAGGCTTCCGAATTTATAGCCAAGCAGGAAAATAAATTATTTGGTAAAAGAGGTGAGTGGGTACAATATGCCATTGAAAGCAAAGAAACCGGAAGATTGATAGGAGATTGTGCTATAAAACTAGACGCTTTTGACGAGCGTATTGCTGAAGTTGGAATGACAATTTCTCACCTGCACCAGCAAAAAGGTTATGCAAAAGAAGCCTTTTCCGGGATTATGGATTTTCTTTTTGCCGTTAAAAACATACATCGGATAGTTGAAACGGTAGATGCAGAAAATATTGCTTCAATAAGTCTTTTAGAAAGCTTAAAATTTCGTAGGGAAGGGCATTTTATAGAGAATATCTTTTTTAAAGGAAATTGGGGAAGCGAGTTCCAATATGCTATGCTAAAGAGGGAATGGCTGGCCAATAGCTAG